One region of Etheostoma spectabile isolate EspeVRDwgs_2016 chromosome 21, UIUC_Espe_1.0, whole genome shotgun sequence genomic DNA includes:
- the mto1 gene encoding 5-taurinomethyluridine-[tRNA] synthase subunit MTO1, mitochondrial encodes MLTKKLPPLQSFLSLVSRLGSHLARQHYDVIVVGGGHAGTEAAAAAARVGAETLLVSQKIQTIGALSCNPSLGGVGKGQLVKEVDALDGLCGRAGDWAGIHFSILNRRKGPAVWGPRAQLDRQRYREFIQSELLSTPRLTVLEDSVEELLVSEPNPEEPGQHRVTGIRLANGSHLISASSVVLTTGTFLSGSLFLGQSMSPGGRIGDAPSSAGLSQTLRERLGLRIGRLRTGTPPRIVKDSVDLSLAHVHPPDSHPTPFSFLNTHTRCKPEEQLPCYLTYTTPGVERVVQESLHLNCHIQQDTKGPRYCPSIESRVLRFPGRQHQVWLEPEGVTSDLLYPQGLSMTMPPDVQLRLIREIPAMHRAEIHTPGYGVQYDFVCPTQLSPALQVKSTQGLFLAGQINGTTGYEEAAAQGLWAGVNAARWALSMPPVALSRTESYIGVLIDDLVSRGVTEPYRMFTSRAEFRTSLRPDNADLRLTLKGFEEVGCVSTLRYQEAVRVRDSLQDALAALQALSFSTHNWRKKLPDMRMSEAKGTVLTGMDMLQYNDVSFEMLASAFPECLSPHMEFSQRLKIEAVYRPHCNLQKKEIERIQKEENMSLPQDIDYFSLPVSLSQEVREILDRVRPSTLGAATRLQGITPAAIVHLLNYVHHTGQKERRTHRNRPDQKKEREEELCARNAALPQ; translated from the exons ATGTTGACAAAGAAGCTTCCACCCCTGCAGAGTTTTCTGTCACTGGTTTCCAGACTTGGCAGTCACCTTGCAAGACAGCATTATGATGTCATTGTTGTGGGTGGGGGTCACGCAGGGACAGAGGCAGCGGCGGCGGCCGCCAGAGTGGGAGCAGAGACACTACTGGtctcacagaaaatacaaaccaTTG GTGCCTTGTCCTGTAACCCGTCCCTGGGAGGAGTAGGGAAGGGACAGCTGGTGAAGGAGGTAGATGCTCTGGATGGGCTGTGTGGTCGAGCAGGAGACTGGGCTGGGATCCATTTCTCCATTCTGAATCGTAGAAAAGGCCCCGCTGTGTGGGGCCCGAGGGCCCAGCTGGACCGTCAGCGCTACCGCGAATTTATTCAG TCTGAGCTGCTGTCCACTCCCAGGCTGACGGTGTTGGAGGACTCAGTAGAGGAGCTGCTGGTATCAGAACCAAACCCAGAGGAGCCTGGACAACACAGAGTCACTGGGATACGTTTGG CAAATGGAAGCCACCTGATCTCAGCCAGCTCCGTGGTTCTGACTACTGGTACTTTCTTGTCTGGCTCCCTCTTCCTGGGCCAAAGCATGTCCCCCGGGGGTCGGATTGGAGACGCGCCATCGAGTGCTGGGCTGTCCCAGACACTGAGGGAGAGGCTGGGGCTAAGGATAGGCAGGCTGAGGACTGGTACCCCTCCCAGGATTGTGAAGGATTCAGTAGACCTTTCCTTGGCTCACGTTCACCCCCCTGACAGTCATCCAACTCCATTCAGCTTccttaatacacacacacgctgcaag CCTGAAGAGCAGCTGCCTTGCTACCTGACCTATACTACTCCTGGTGTAGAGAGAGTGGTACAGGAGAGTCTTCATCTCAACTGTCACATACAGCAAGACACCAAGGGtcccag ATACTGCCCCTCCATTGAGTCACGAGTGCTTCGTTTCCCAGGCAGACAGCACCAGGTGTGGCTGGAGCCTGAGGgggtgacctctgaccttttaTACCCTCAGGGTCTCTCCATGACCATGCCCCCTGACGTGCAGCTCCGCCTCATCCGAGAAATCCCTGCCATGCACAGAGCTGAGATCCACACGCCTG gtTATGGTGTGCAGTATGACTTTGTGTGTCCCACTCAGCTGAGCCCTGCCCTGCAGGTGAAAAGCACTCAGGGTCTTTTTCTGGCCGGTCAGATAAACGGAACAACAGGGTACGAGGAGGCTGCTGCACAG GGCCTGTGGGCGGGGGTGAATGCTGCCCGCTGGGCGCTCTCCATGCCACCTGTGGCATTGTCTCGGACAGAGAGCTATATTGGAGTTCTAATTGATGATCTGGTGAGTCGAGGCGTTACAGAGCCGTACCGCATGTTCACCAGCCGGGCTGAGTTTCGCACCTCTCTAAGGCCGGACAACGCTGACCTCCGCCTCACTCTGAAAG GGTTTGAGGAGGTGGGATGTGTGTCCACCTTGCGCTACCAGGAGGCTGTGAGAGTAAGGGACAGTCTGCAGGATGCACTGGCAGCCCTTCAGGCGCTCTCTTTTTCCACCCACAACTGGAGAAAAAAGTTGCCCGACATGCGTATGAGCGAGGCTAAGGGCACTGTACTGAC TGGTATGGACATGCTGCAGTACAACGACGTGTCCTTTGAAATGCTGGCATCTGCCTTCCCAGAGTGCCTTTCACCACACATGGAGTTCTCACAAAGACTGAAGATAGAGG CTGTGTACAGACCTCACTGTAACCTTCAGAAGAAAGAGATTGAGAGAATTCAGAAGGAGGAGAACATGTCTCTTCCACAGGACATAGACTATTTCTCTCTGCCGGTGTCTCTGTCTCAGGAAGTCAGAGAGATTTTGGACAGAGTACGACCCAGCACT CTGGGTGCTGCTACGCGTTTGCAAGGTATCACTCCTGCTGCAATTGTCCATCTCCTTAACTACGTACACCACACAGgacaaaaggagagaagaaCGCACAGAAACCGACCAGAccaaaagaaggagagagaagaggagctATGTGCAAGAAATGCAGCTTTACCTCAGTGA